From Populus trichocarpa isolate Nisqually-1 chromosome 19, P.trichocarpa_v4.1, whole genome shotgun sequence, a single genomic window includes:
- the LOC7484091 gene encoding disease resistance protein RPV1, with translation MASKLFSAGSFSSSSLSTECTYHVFLSFRGADTRKTFLGHLYNALVQAGIHTFKDDEELPPGEEISQQLKKAIQESKISIVVFSRDYASSRWCLNELVEILECRNTKGRTVFPIFCGVDPSHVRKQEGSFKKAFKAYENKEEKEKINKWKNALKDAANLSGKDIYSTANGDESVLIKKIVKDVLNKLDIKNLNIPKYLVGIDSCVDDIIKSLNASDDVSMVGIRGMLGMGKTTIAKVVYQKLFQKFDGSCFLFDVNEKSKGPDSKVELQKQLIRETLGVNILKRKKISDVDSGISLIKDLLGNKKILLVLDGMDQPQQLETFGDRSVFAKGSKIIITTTNEKLLAQLKVDKKHSVEEWDEEMCLDLFNFHAFEGKTPEEELAELSKVVVEQSGKLPSVLVVLGNRFSQISERDEWEKEIYELRKLPDPIHSKLKGSYDSLEDDLKSIFLDIACFFVGEDADFVASILGGRYGYCNNLRSRIQSLEERSLITIHFDDTIMMNDLVQKMGREIVRQTSHKYPGKHSRIWDHEDALDVLINHMGTESVEGLTLDEFDEDIMQTGTEDEEGLGTEDEEGLGTEDEEGRTLDVQASKFLTLRTEYFKEMRFLQLLRIDAVHLTGSFKNFPKGLIWLSWKGFTLNSLPLDFHLDNLIVLELQYSYNIKELKVLNKLKTLNLSYSKFTKTPNLLGLPCLEELILEDCERLVEVHESICLLKRLVSLNLNQCSRLKSLPSGISGLSKLESLLVEDCTDLRSISELPSSLETLDADGCEKLTEIQGIEDVSDCNFSLLGSNSLSKKFKKSLAEALCKRYEYSICLDGGSLPEWFISNPEEGYSLSFQAPPSADSDGEVRLVIWVVCACEIESAECELGIKISTDDGFRLLKDSISPKSDNCSWIKYIVLEGIEAGDQLELSMEIIEGDNFVQVKELGFYLIEEKPNVEEGNGESRETAPKGKPNVDEPNDRRTIAYSAIDDKEEDSDVQETFLKKLFVEESDDSEATSSIDDEEENGSDGQETAKEKPNVKRRDYRQRMASSIDDVEEDGNDGRETAHGKPDVEEEDEDRKGSVNQGTTLHIYNERWNNYLRKELPKWDILEFAVCSEYTASLNDDEDWDDDDSDSESEGRSSVINF, from the exons ATGGCTTCCAAGCTCTTTTCGGCTGGCTCCTTCTCATCCTCTTCCTTGTCAACCGAATGTACCTATCATGTCTTTCTGAGCTTTAGAGGAGCAGATACTCGCAAAACCTTTTTAGGTCATCTTTATAATGCCTTAGTCCAAGCAGGAATCCATACCTTTAAAGACGATGAAGAACTTCCTCCTGGAGAAGAAATCTCCCAGCAACTCAAGAAGgcaattcaagaatcaaaaaTTTCGATAGTGGTCTTCTCCAGAGACTATGCTTCATCTAGATGGTGTCTCAATGAACTCGTTGAGATTCTTGAGTGCAGAAACACAAAGGGCAGAACTGTTTTTCCTATATTCTGTGGTGTTGATCCTTCACATGTTCGTAAACAAGAAGGGAGTTTCAAAAAAGCTTTTAAGGCatatgaaaataaagaagaaaaggagaagatcaACAAGTGGAAAAACGCTCTTAAGGATGCTGCCAACCTCTCCGGGAAAGATATCTATAGTACCGCAAATGG GGATGAATCAGTACTTATCAAAAAGATCGTCAAAGATGTGTTGAACAAATTGGAtatcaaaaacttaaatatacCAAAATACCTAGTAGGTATTGATTCTTGTGTCGATGATATCATCAAGTCTCTTAATGCTTCAGATGATGTTAGCATGGTAGGCATACGTGGGATGCTAGGAATGGGGAAGACAACCATAGCTAAAGTTGTGTACCAAAAACTCTTTCAGAAATTCGATGGAAGTTGTTTTCTCTTTGATgtcaatgaaaaatcaaaaggtCCTGACAGCAAGGTTGAGTTACAAAAACAACTTATACGTGAAACTTTGGGAGTAAATAttttgaagagaaagaaaattagtGATGTTGATTCAGGAATTTCTTTGATTAAAGATTTACTTGGtaacaaaaaaattcttctaGTTCTTGATGGCATGGACCAACCGCAACAATTAGAAACTTTTGGCGATCGAAGTGTGTTCGCTAAGGGTAGTAAAATAATCATCACCACTACAAATGAAAAATTGCTTGCTCAACTTAAAGTTGACAAAAAGCATTCGGTTGAAGAATGGGATGAAGAGATGTGCCTTGACCTTTTCAATTTCCATGCTTTTGAGGGAAAAACTCCGGAAGAAGAATTGGCGGAGCTTTCAAAAGTAGTGGTTGAGCAAAGTGGAAAACTTCCTTCAGTTCTCGTAGTTTTGGGGAATCGCTTTTCTCAAATAAGTGAACGTGATGAATGGGAAAAGGAAATTTATGAATTGCGTAAACTTCCTGATCCAATCCATTCCAAGCTTAAAGGAAGTTATGACTCACTAGAAGATGATTTGAAGAGCATATTTCTTGATATTGCGTGTTTTTTTGTTGGAGAAGATGCAGATTTTGTAGCTTCAATACTTGGAGGTCGTTATGGTTATTGCAATAATCTTAGAAGCCGAATCCAATCTCTGGAAGAAAGATCTCTCATAACAATTCATTTCGACGATACCATAATGATGAATGATCTGGTACAGAAAATGGGAAGGGAGATTGTTCGTCAAACTTCACATAAATATCCTGGAAAACACAGCAGAATCTGGGATCACGAGGATGCATTGGATGTGCTCATCAACCACATG GGCACAGAATCTGTGGAGGGTCTCACCCTTGATGAATTTGATGAGGACATCATGCAAACT GGAACAGAAGATGAGGAGGGTCTGGGAACAGAGGATGAGGAGGGTCTGGGAACAGAGGATGAGGAGGGTCGCACCCTTGATGTGCAAGCATCAAAATTCTTAACTCTGAGGACAGAATACTTTAAAGAGATGAGATTTTTACAATTACTTCGGATTGATGCCGTGCATCTTACTGGGTCCTTCAAAAATTTTCCCAAAGGGTTGATATGGCTTTCTTGGAAAGGATTTACTTTAAATTCTTTACCACTGGATTTTCATCTAGACAACCTCATTGTTCTTGAACTGCAATACAGTTATAACATCAAAGAATTGAAG GTTCTGAACAAGCTAAAAACCCTCAACCTCAGCTATTCCAAGTTTACTAAAACACCAAACTTGCTAGGACTCCCATGTTTAGAGGAATTAATACTTGAAGATTGTGAGAGATTAGTTGAAGTGCATGAATCTATTTGCCTATTGAAGAGACTTGTTTCCTTGAATTTGAACCAATGTTCGAGACTTAAATCGCTTCCTTCTGGCATTAGTGGGCTTTCGAAGCTGGAGAGTTTGCTGGTTGAGGACTGCACAGATCTTCGATCAATCTCAGAGCTTCCCTCGAGTTTAGAGACATTGGATGCGGACGGCTGTGAAAAATTAACAGAGATTCAGGGCATTGAAGATGTTTCTGACTGTAACTTTTCTTTATTGGGCAGCAACagtttgtcaaaaaaatttaagaagagTCTTGCTGAG GCATTGTGCAAGCGTTATGAGTATTCGATTTGCTTGGATGGTGGTTCTTTACCAGAATGGTTCATCAGCAATCCTGAAGAAGGTTATTCGTTATCATTTCAGGCACCCCCATCTGCAGATTCGGATGGTGAAGTCCGACTGGTTATTTGGGTTGTCTGTGCTTGCGAGATTGAATCCGCAGAGTGTGAGCTTGGTATCAAAATCTCAACAGACGATGGTTTTCGGTTGCTTAAAGATTCCATATCTCCTAAGAGTGATAACTGTTCGTGGATAAAATATATAGTGTTGGAAGGTATAGAAGCTGGAGATCAATTGGAACTGTCTATGGAAATAATAGAGGGTGACAATTTTGTACAAGTAAAAGAGCTTGGGTTCTATCTGATTGAAGAGAAGCCAAATGTTGAAGAGGGCAATGGGGAAAGCCGAGAAACTGCACCCAAGGGAAAACCAAATGTTGATGAGCCGAATGACAGGCGAACAATAGCATATTCCGCTATTGATGATAAAGAGGAGGACAGTGACGTCCAGGAAACATTCCTGAAAAAGCTGTTTGTTGAGGAAAGCGATGACAGCGAAGCTACATCCTCtattgatgatgaagaggagaatggaagTGACGGCCAAGAAACAGCCAAAGAAAAGCCAAATGTTAAGAGGCGGGATTACAGGCAAAGAATGGCATCCTCTATTGATGATGTAGAGGAAGATGGCAACGACGGCCGAGAAACAGCCCACGGAAAACCAGATGTTGAAGAGGAGGATGAAGATCGCAAAGGCAGTGTCAATCAAGGAACAACATTGCATATTTATAATGAGCGGTGgaataattatttaagaaagGAGTTGCCAAAATGGGATATCTTGGAATTTGCTGTATGCAGCGAATACACAGCATCCTTGAATGATGATGAAGACTGGGATGATGATGACAGCGACAGCGAAAGCGAGGGAAGGTCATCAGTAATTAACTTCTGA